The Ursus arctos isolate Adak ecotype North America unplaced genomic scaffold, UrsArc2.0 scaffold_25, whole genome shotgun sequence DNA segment TACCACCCTGTGGCACTGAATGTGTTGCTGTGATACACAGATGATTCCTGAGCTATGGGTCTTTAAATAGCTCAGttcttgtgtttttatattatgtaaCAGTTTTGTGATGCTTTTGTgcatttctctttgtcttctcttcCAAGTTTTGAAATCTGTCCTAAATAAACTTTTTCACTATGCACCTGAAACGTTTGAGTTCTATCTTAATGAAcctgatttacattttacattttttaattcatctCTGCATTCCTCCTAGACAAAAGGTATTCTATAAACCTATATGAATTATTCTGTAATCTAttgattataaaaatttaagaaaaatcaacaattaagaaaaaaattgagaatgagATTAATGACAGATCTTTCAACTGTGTTTAAATTCATGGCAGAGTATTACAAAATGGGAACCGGGTTTGGCCCAAGGGCAGAAAAAGTGGGTTTAGAGCGATGATCACTAAATAGAACATTATACAGTTTAATCAGTATCTGGTGGTTTCCAGTGATGTTCATTTTCCAATGAACTTCCTGTGTTCAAATTTGGAACTGGTACGTTGGACACCAGGGTAATCATGAACACGGTCTGGGTGATATTAATTCagtctattttcatttcaaaaatgacGTCCTAAGATGTCTTAGACATCTCTTAAAATGCTGCCTGTGCACGTCTCTGGCGTTTATTACAAAATGACAAAGACTCCTAATCTGAGCAGGAAGGGTaccactgaaagcttttcctcagTGATATGTGTGGTTCTATGAAAAGCCTGTTAgatctttctctgctttccttgcAACATAGTTTAGAGGCTGGTGTATAAAGGAGGAAGAGATTAGAAATAATTGTGAGTTAAATGAATATAATCCGTCCACCAAACTACAGCACAACCAGTAAAAAGCCCGGGCGGACTACATGGATCTAGAGGTCTTTAATGAGTTATGTCTGGGTATGCTGCGTGTAATATGTCACCGCTAACACATAACACattgaagtttattttatttattcatttttaaagattttagttttacgtactctctacacccaaggtggggcttgaatgcacaaccgcaagatcaagagttgcatgctccactgcctgagtcagccaggtgccccatactgAAGgttactttttaacttttaaaggcaCTCctatcaggggctcctgggtggctcagttggttaagcgtctgactctcgattttggctcaggtcatgatctcagggtcgtgagactgagtcctgctttgagctccatgctgggcccagaggctgcttgagattctctgcctctccctttccctctgcccctctccctgttctctctctctgaaatataaataaataaataaataaataaataaataaataaataaataaataataaaatgacagactatggactctgggaaacaaactgagggcttcagaggggagggggtgggggattgggataggccagtgatgggtattaaggagggcacgtatcacatggtgcactgggtattacacgcaagtaatgaatcatggaacattacatcaaaaacgagggatgtactgtatggtgactaacataataaaaaaatattattaaaaataaataagtaaataaataaataaaataaaaatgacagggCACTCCTGTCATTTCACTGACCGTGACCCAGCTCGGGATTACACGCTGCAGCGCTTGACATTCCATCTGATGTGCTTTAACCCATGAGGTTCTGGCTAAATTCTGCGGCCATGTTACTTCACAGGTTCTCCCAAAGTGGAATGATGCCTGCTGGTGACTTTGGAATCGAGAACCAAATAAGTTATGTTTAAAAGTTAGGAGGAGCCGATACAATGAGTCCTTAGGAGTATGTGTATGAGCCGCGTGGTCAGTAAGCTTACTACTTCCCTCAACGGATATGTATTTTGCTTTGGAACAAAATCCTATATAGTCTGCTTTGTCCTCAAGTATTTCCTGGCAGCTCCTCTTTACTGTTTTCATCCTTTTAGGAGGATTTCCCACTTCTTAAGCAGTGAAAGACCCTTTGCACTAATTGGCAGCATCAGGCCACTCCAGCGTCTGCCCGTCATCCCCTGGGCCCGCTCCCACCGTGGCTGCAGAACAGGTCTCCCTGTGGCCTCTGACGTCCAGAGTCAGGGATCTGCCAATTGTTCTCCACAGACCTGACAACTGAGGTGGAAATGAAGGACTTTTACCACCCACTCAGCCTGTGGAGAGAGGCCCCTGCTGGAAAATATCCCCTAGACAGgtgatggttttgttttgttttgttttgtttttttattattttattattttatttttttatcaggTGATGGTTTTGAATCGAGAGATACCTCCGACCCCTGAAAACAAGAACTTAGTTGCAGACCAGGAAGTCACAGAAGAGGTAGTCTTCAAAACCCTTTAGAGAAGCCTAATTATTGCTAAGTCTCACAGCCATTTGGTCTGACCAGTCTGAGCACTTAGGGCAATTTTTGCTCCTTCATGATCTTCTAGGGCCCCCAAAGAGGAGAGACATtccaggaggggagggggttgccAGCCATGGCTGTACAGGAAGGACAGGTTTCCATCTAACAAGCACTTACGGAACAAGGCTAGCCACCTTGCACGGCACGGGGGTAACGGGGGGTCAGGAGTGCAGCCCTAGAGATGCTGGAGGGAACTCTGCTCTCAGGCAGGGAAGATGGTTAGAAATTCTCTCACTCCCTGGAGCACAGCTGAGTTCCTCTAGGAATAAAGAGGGTTCTCCTGTCTCCCATGTGTCCAGCCACAGATCCCCAGAGGAGGATTCCCAATGCTGGAACCAGCAAAGTCTCGGGTCTCCACATCCCTCAACAGCAGGTCAAGCTAACCATGCTGTGACCTGGACTCCACGGAGGGCCCAGGGTTGGAACACAGAGTGACAGCCTCTCTCTGACTCAAAACTGTAAGCCCAGAAACCAGACCGCTCTCCTTTCTCATAAGCTGTGGTCCTTCGGCAAGGCCAGAGCCTCTGCGCATCCCAGCACCCCTCTCCACACACTCCTACCCCAGTTCACCCTGAGGCGGGGGCTGCCTGGGCCTGCCTTGTCTTGCAGCCCCCCAATGCCACCACTTCCTCACAGGCCCGGCCCCCCGAAGCCTGCGGGAGACACCCAAGTCGTTGTAGGCCCTGGAGAGCCCAGGCACTCTCCTCAGGTCTAGGCGAAGAAGGTAGCAAGGATGATCCCCAGCCCCGGTCCTGAGACGAGCCTGTGGTGCTACCAGCTGTGTGGAGCTCTCCGAGGTTCAGGTTCTagctttaaaagacaaaagtctCCTTTATGAAAACATCGTGAGAtaagttgttaagtgtctgccttcggctcgggtcatgatctcagggtcctgggaccgagccccacattgggctccctgctcagcgggaagcctgcttctccctctcccactccctctgcttatctctctctgtctctctctctgtcacataaataaataaaatcttaaaaaaaaaaaaaaggaagatggacCACTGTCCTCGTAAAGCCAGTGCAGCCGAGAGCCACAAAGTTTAGTCACTTCCTCTGAGTGGTGCAGATAATCCATGTGGGATGCTTGCAGGAACCCAGCACGTTCCAGGTGAGTCACCCCAGAGGAGCCCAGGGTGAGTTTCTCTGGCTTGGACACATTTCTGTTTTTGTGGGGGACGGTCGGGTTTGTCTGAGTTTGGGGGTGGAGGCTCACCCAGGAAGGAGAGCCTCAGAAATGGGACTCCAAGGATCTCTGCTGAGCCCAGAGGAAAACCCACAAcacttgttctctctcctcccagccccccacagCTGATGTTCAATGTACATCCGACATATACCAGAAAACTGTTGACCTAGAGGACCGGAACTATGGGAACTTTGAGAAAAATTAATGTAAAGTGAGTTTTGTGCAACAGACGAGGGATGGTTTCGATAATGTTTTGACAACAGAGGCTGTATCACCACTTTACCTGATTTAGGTTTCCTTACAATCCATTAGGCTTTTGCCACCAGTTTCAGGATGGCTGATAGAGTCTCCGGTTCGAGTTAATACTCTGACAGTGTCTAGgagaagacctgagctgaaatacgGCAACTCCCAGAAGTCATCTTGGATTGGACAGACAAGCAGATAGGTAACAGACTAAGCATGCTGAACAGGAGAGTTCCAAGTGACCAAGTAAACGTCCCAGAGGAAGTGAGGGACAAGAGCTCAGGAAGAGCAAGGGCCATGTCTGCCACATTCCCAGTCACAAGGCCACACATTCCAGCTCCCAGGTGGGGAAGTCACTGGGGAAGGCTCACTGCAAGCTGATGGACTGAATGGCAGGGGTGGCGAGCCCATTACTAGCTGGAGAAGGACAGCCACCAGTTTTCTTCCAGGAAAACCCATTCACCCCCTCAGTGTAACGAGTTTTCTCTAGAATCATTCGGGGCAGGGGAAGCAGTCTCAGGTTGTCTGTCCCTGTACCGTGTCCTGGATGCGGACTCTATCCAGTTCCCTTACTTCCCAGAAGTCTCTTGTCTGTTGCCTGGAGATGGcactgggaggaggaaggggtggaaGGTGGTAACCTCAGCAGTGGTGGAAACCAGCTCCGATCATCTGGGCTCCCAAAAGCGCCTGCCGGAGGGGGGCAGAGCAGCCGCCTCCTTCTTCCCTGGCAAGTGGCAGCAGCACCCCATCTGGCCTTGCGCACTCACTGCTCCTCGCCCATCCCACTGCCTCTCCAGGGCCAGCCTCCTCTGCCAGGGGTTCCTGCTGTCTTACACTCTACTGGGCCTTTATTCACCTTCAACTTCCAACGTCCAAATCAGGTGCAAGTCCTGATCCCTGGGCTGAGATTAGTCTCTTGAGTCAAGGTTTCCTGGAGAGAGCCCAGGTGGGAGCTTCACCCAGCCAGGCAAGTCTGGAGGAAGCTGGGGGAAAGATGGCGGCGGGGCAGGAGGAGCCACCGAGTCGCCCTCATCCCTGCTCTGTCTCACGTACCGCCCTGTGCTTGTTTCTGGCTCTGCCAGGACCAGCGCGTCTCAGGAGCAAGAGTGGCCCGCTTTGGTCACCCTAAAGCCTGGAGCCCAAGTTCAGGAAAGAAAGGCCACAAAGGAGCCCAGGAGGATGGGAGAACTAGGTGCCCTGGGATCAGGGCTGAAGAAATGGGACTCACGACTGAGAGCAGTGGCTTCCATTTGAACCAGACACTTCTGATTTCACTATTTAAGCCTTAGCCATGCAGGGGAAATGAAATCTCAGGTACAGGATGGAGAAGTCATCTTGTTCCACTTCCAGAAGGGACCTCAAGGTAAGCTGCTACCTGGGTGGGGTCCGGAGCCAGCCCAGGCAGTGGCGGGTCACGCTGCCCATGGAGGAGCCTGCCTCCGGTTCCCAGGGCCCTTCAtgatgggatttattccaagtgCCTCCTCCTGGGACTGGTCCGGAGGCCGCTGGCCCTGAAGGTGTGGGACTGGGTTGAGAGGGCCAGCTTCCCCCTCCGTGCCCCAGTGGAACACTTACTGGTACCATTCTAGCCCTGGGAACTCGGCTGGTCACAAAATGCTTTCTTTCCTGCTGCTTCTATCTGTTCTCTTCTGGATCTGACCGGATTCTCTCTGGCAGGATTTTGGACTTGTTTCTCTCCCGGCCCAGATTCAGGGATTCCAGCTAAGAAGAGTGTTCGTCTTCTGGAACGCAACTTAGCCTTAACTGACCAGTCTGGAGGCTGGGCTTCAGTTTAATGATCACGTTTCGATGTGGGCGTTCTCGGGACTCAGGCACAGCCGCGGGGTTGGGAAGAGGCGCGCAGGCTCCCTTACGTCTCTGGTGAACCCGCCAAGCATTTTAGGCTACATTCTCACCTCATCTTCACGACTGCCCCACGACACAGGCGACCGATCATGTTCCTGCCCCCTTTCCTCCCAgcatcctctcccccaccctaccCACACTGGACAGATGAGGggactgaggcacaaagaggttcaGTGGGAAGGCGGATCCAGGGCTAGCGTCCAAGTTCAAGGAGTTCGGGTCTCCTGCTTCTCCAGTGAGTGCGTGCTTGTTTCCAGGCCTGTTCAGCCACCCCCAGCTTCTGCTTCTgcaccctctccctgccccctcccccatggggCACAGTCGGAGAGCTAGGCCCTCAGTTCAGGGGGTGTGTCTGGCTGCCGGCAGGGGTGAGACACTTGGAAAGCCTCCAAGGCCATTAGGGTCTTGTTGATGCGGCTGATGGTAGGGTAGGGAGTGAGATCCACCTTGAACCTGTGGCAGAGAAACACCTGTCTAACACCATCTCAACACCAGTTCTGCCGGGGCCCAGGGAGACTGCCCTGGGGGCAGCGAGGGACACACAGAGGCAGGCTGGAGAGGCCCTGGGGGCTGACCAGGGAAGGACCAGGAAGTTGCCCGGCCACGTGGGGACCTTATTCACAGGCGGCTCTGCGGATGGGCGGGTCTCATGCAGTAAGTCTAGCATCTCTGCTGCTTCTGTTCCTATTCCAAGCCATGGCTATTCACAGAGAACCTACTACGTGTAAGGCACAGTGCTCACCATTTACATACACAGATAATCTCTCCACCCATGTCATAAGCTTCTCTAGGGGCAGTGAATGTGTCATAACCCCTGTGTCCCAACGGGGCCTGGTGTGATGCCTTCCACAGAGGTGCTCTCTCATGCCTCACTGAAGGGCTGATGGACGACAGCAGAGGAGAGCTCCCTGCCAGGCACGGACACAGCAAGTCGGGGGGAGCAGGCTCTTGGGGTGGTTTCTTCGAGGGGTATCTACCAGGCGAGCCGCCGTCTCTTAGGAGCAGAGGCTAGACAGGATCAGATGGACCATGATGGGCCTGGTAGGGGGCGTTCCACTGATGTCTGCCGCCTGTCTCTTCCAGGCcacaggggcgggggggggggggggctgccacaGGGGGCTCCTTGGCCAGTTTGGGAGAGTGTCTGCGTGAGAGGCTTCCCCAGTAGCTGAAGTTAGGGCCTGACTGTGGGAGGAGGCTGGGCATTCTGAGGGGAGGAACCAGGTGGAAGAGGGACGGTGGCAGGGCTCTCTCTTACCTTTCTGCGTTTGCCACCTGAGGCACTAAGCAGAGATCAGCCATGGACACCTGAAAGAGGGTTGGGTGGGTCTGCATCCGGGTGTGTGTCCCCGACTCACCGGCTGCACTGGGTGTGTCCCCTGGGGTGCCAGCCCCTGACATTTCTGTCTGCTTctggctcttcctccccacccccactgccccacctctctcctcctcccccctgggCCTGTCTGGGTCTGTCCTCAGAGCTGCCATGCTTCTCCCAGGCCAGGTTCCAGTTGTCCTGACAACCAAGTCTGGGGGTGGCCAGAGGTCTGATTGTCTCAGTGGATCTTACTGTGCTTGTTAAAAACCACCAGCATAAGCACTGagggctcccagcagggaggagACATCTCAGGATGAGATAGGAGGCCCTGGAACAACAGTTATGACCTTggtgctctccccacccccacgcctcCTCCAGAAGCTCTctggcctgcccctgcccctgcccccggggtggagggagaaggctgCTGTGGGAAGGCCGGGGGAGGGCTTACCTCGTCTCCCACACAGTACTTCCCTGCTGTGCTCCACAGGACCTGCTCCAGAGCTGTGGGGAGGCCACGCGGATAATCTTACTCAGGGCACAGAATGGACCTCGGCCCCCACAGTTCTGAAATGGGCAGCTCTCTGAGTGACAGGCTGGGGCATGTGTGCTAGAGGGAATGTGCCAACAAGATCTGGAGAGAGTTCATGGGGACGTGGGGACAGATGATGTTCTCCTGGGCTCCTCGAGCCCAGCTGCCATTCCCTCCCCGAGAAGGGACAAGATCCACCACTGGCCAAGGCAGCAGCTCTCACGCGGATGGGCTGGTGCGTTACTAGCCTTTGGTTCCTGGCTGGAGTGGGCAGGGAGGCAGAGTGTGGACCATCCAGCTCCAAAGGGTTGTGGGCCTCAGGTACTGAGGTTCTCGGAAGTGCCCGAGGTTGAGGCGAGATCTGGATGCCATCCAGCCCTACTGCCTCCTCAACCCTGcgcccctaccctcacccatgcCATTGTCAGGAGCAAAGAGCCTGGGAGGCTGTGTCAGATGCCCAGGGCCCTCGGCACCAGGGCCATTTCTCTGAGCGGTCACAGGGTGGCCTGAAGGGGGAAGGACTCACCGTTAAAGCCAGAACGGATGGCCTTCTGGGCCCAGGTCAGCTGGTTCTCCTGTCCCACTTGCTTCAGGACAGACAGGTTCTATGCAACCAAGGATAATCAGTGACCGGCtctgggagccaggctgggccTGACCCCCGGCCATGCCCCCTCAGGGAAGCTCAGTTCCCACCCCCCTGGCTGTCCATCTGTCCTCTCCTGGACTCCATGAGCCCCCTCTCCCCATTAGGGCACTGGGAGGGGGTGAGTGACCCCAGCAGCCACCTTCTCAAGTTGCTCGAATGGTCCGTTACCTGGAAGCTTGTGGCCCTGGCAGAGACGTGCAAGGGTCGGGGCACAGGGCGCTGCTGTGACTTTTAAGTGTGTGGCCATGACCTAAGGCCCATCTCCCCTGCATCCAACTCATCTCCCTTACATGGCTCCCCATGGGGGGGGCGGTGCGGTGCAGCACAGGGGCGGGGCTTGGAGGAGGAGCATAGGAGTGGCTTCAGGAGATCTGGGCTCTGGTTCCATCCTTACAGCCCTGGAGCCATTTCACTTCTGAActttggcttcctcatctgtgaaatggggctgtCTGTCTGCCCCAACTTCCTTTGTTAAACAAGACAAGCTAACACGGGGATGGGGGCACAGTGCACAGTTGGGGGGCCTGGGTTGCTCTGGCATACTTAGCTGAATGACTCTGCAAAGTCCCTCCGCCTTTCTGGGGctatttcctcatttgcaaagtcAGGGGTTAACACAGATGAATCACttgaatacttcttttttttttttaaccagtgaaaactttaaaaagtaaaatcttttggggcgcctgggtggcacagcggttaagggtctgccttcggctcagggtgtgatcccggcgttatgggatcgagccccacatcaggctcctccgctatgagcctgcttcttcctctcccactccccctgcttgtgttccctctctcgctggctatctctctctgtcaaataagtaaataaaatctttaaaaaaaataaataaaataaaaaataaactcttttgaGACTCCCCAATCTAGAAGACAGAACAGATGAGAGGGGGGCTCTTCTGGTtaaagatggggtggggggtgggcctGGGCCTGTGCTGCTCAgcctccgccccccaccccaccaccaggcccctccctctcctcgAGCACATCTGGACGAGTCCTTGGAAAACCTGGGGTTTCTCAAAATGCGGCTGGGGACCCAGCAGGGCAGATGATTTCTGGGACCCCTTGCCCCTCTGCCACATGGTCTAGGTCTAAGCCCCTAAGAAtccctcctgtcctcctgccACCCGCACTCCCAAGCTGGGTGCCCCACTGTGGCACCTCACAGCGTGTGTCTAAAGGTAAGCGCGCAGGAGGGGAGGCATGAGAGAGGGGTGCAGGGGTCTGCAGCCACACCTGCAGGGGCTGGATGCCGCTGGTGATGACGTCGGAAATCATGCGCACCTGGGCCCTCTTCTTCAGGTCCTGCGGCAGGAGGCGTGGAGTGGGCCGAGTTTCCTCCAGGTACTCAATGATGGCCAGCTGTTTGGAGGGGAGCAGTGAGGCACGGCGAGGGCACGCGGGCCCCTGGACCAAAGTGACAGGCCAGCAAGCTCCTCCTCGCCCTCCTCAGCTCAAGCCCCTGAACCCAAAACTCCCCAAGGGAGGAGCTCCTTTTGGACCCCCATCCTGCAAAACTTGGCTCCCCATAGGCTTGAGTCTCCCTTCGCCTCCCCCAAACAACCAGCCAACCTTCCTTCCTATGACAAAAACTTATTATGTCCCTACGAAGGGCTAGGCGCTTGGCCACGCAAACAAGAGCTGTGAGGTCCTCTCGTTCAGGGCATGGCTCTCACCAGGGGCCTCCCAGGCCCTGCACTCACCGACTGGGCAATGGTGATTCCGTCAATCTTCAGGGCCGGCACCTGCTTCATGGGATTCAGTGCCTGGAATTCTTCAGAGAACTGTGGAGACAAGGCCCTGAGGAGCGAGGTAGCCTGGCCCAAGCTGGCTAGAGCAGGACCAGGCCAACAGGAAGACCCCAGGCCTGCGGCCCACCCTACGTTCCTCCCCTGGGGAAGGCCCTGGCTGCAGAGAGACGCCTGGGGGATCCACGCCGTATCCCCAGATCTAGTGGCTGCTGCGCTCCAGGATTCACCCCAATGGCCTGGCTATGTGTTTTTCCCTGTACCATGTATCAGGGAATGTCCAGAGGGCCCAGCATGGGGCAAGGACCTACTCACCTGGGGTCAGGCACTGAGAGACCTGGCTGTGACATGGGGCCTGGAACCTGGGTCCTTCCCATGGCTCCTTGTGCTGCAcagcctgcccccccacccagttCCCTGAGGGAATGCCGGCAGATTCACCTCTTGGGGGACAGAAGACTGCACCCTCCGCTGGGTCCCTCTCCAAGACCTCCAACTCCCACATTGTGGCCCGGGGATGGCCTCCTTACCTGCTGTCCCCCATCCTTTATGAGGTTGATAGGTATGGTCTCATAGTCGATGCTTTTCAAGGCCAGAGCTATGAGAAACAGCAGTGTCAGGGGACAGCGTCTGGCTCTACTTCCAAGGGCTACATGAGGCTGCTGAGGGAGGCTTCTTTCCCCACGCTGCTGGGTGATCAAGACCCAACCTGGCCCTGTCCCCGTCTCTCCAGCTTCCCAGGTCACCAACCATTCCCCCACCTCAGGTCTCTGACGCTCTGCCTCTCTTACCCCTGAACTCCCCAGCCTTACTCTCCACACCCCCATGGGGTCCCCGCACCCCTAGGTGGTGCTGTCCAGGTGTGCACCCCGGCAGCCtgggagctcctggagggcagcGGGGAAGTGTCCTGATTACCTCTGCCCCCTGCAGGGCCGTAAACAGTGGCGAGAGGGTTTCTTTGTTGGAGACTTGCCATTATTGCCTCATGAAGGCATCCGAAGACCAAGGAAAGGTGCTCAGGTGACCACAAAGGGCTCACACAGGCAGTGACACCCGCTAGAGAAGGATCCCTTTCCCATCCATTTTCTCTGGCCTCAGAGGTGCTGACTACCGATTCCAAGCAGAGCATCAGGGCTCTTCGGTGGTCTCACAGCATCTGCTGTGACTCCCAGGGACCAGATTTCCTCTCTGTGCCCTCTGCTCATTTTCCCCGGCAAGGCGAGGGTAAAAACACTGGGTCAACCAAGTGgcgactgtgtgtgtgtgtgtgtgtgtgtgtgtgtgtgtgtgtgtgtagcatacatgcacacgtgcactGAAACATGGGGATGGCTGGTCTCAGGCGAAGGCaagggagtgaggggaggagaaCGAGACACGTCGCAGTCTGAAGAGAGCCGGGGAGACACGGGGCCCCTCCTCAGCACTAGTCAGTCCCTTTGTGGACGAGTGGCCGGGGCCACACGGGCCCTGCAGAGACAGCACTCCTGTGGCTCCCATCTGGCCCGCTAGGGCAGAGGCTCTGGGCTCAGGGGAGGTGTCTTCTTGAAGAAATGTGTCCTCTGGCACCCCAGCGCTCTTGCCTACTGATTCCAGCAAATACCAAGTGACTGacggcggggtgggggagggtcgcGGTGGCTGGCTTCCCGGTGAGGGCCACTCCCTCCTGGAGGCAGACAGCTTGGGTTCAGATTTCATCACATTTGCTAGCGGTGCGGCCATGGGCAAGGAGCTTAATGCATTAATGAGTCTCTGtccctcagtctcctcatctgacAGGCAGCGCAGTGCAGTCGTTAAGaacatggactctggagtcagattaGCTGTTCGAATTCCATCTTGGCCTCTTGTTAGCTACAcagtcttgggcaagttatttaacatccctgtgcctcagtttcctcacctgtgcaATGGGGACAATAATGATCCCTCCCTCCTAAGGTTGCTGAGGTTCCAATGGAATCATGTACATAAAAACACTCAGCACGGTTTTCCCTCGGTATGAGTGGTGCCTATGATCTTTGCCAAGGGCTGTGCTAAGCTGAGGGAGGGCAGGGTCAAGCCAGGACCACACCGGAGGGCCCGACGTTCTGCTTCCTTGAAGCCTCTGGGGTTGACACTGGCCAGTTCTGTTTAATTTGCCAGATGAAATAAGATAAGAACTGAGGAAGACCAGCTGTTCCCTGCCAGTTACCAAGCACCTCTGGGTTCTGTGAGCCCGCTTTAAGTGTGGTTGCTAAGTGGCTTTCGAGAGCAGTGTGGGAGAGGGAAGAACAACCCACCCTTCCTGCCACCCTCACTCTCTTCTTGTTGGACTTCCTAGGTGGAGATGCCCTGTCTGACAGAACACCCCTCCGTCCCTGGCCAGCTTTTCACTCAGGGCTCTCTCTacccccatcccatcccaccgAGGCTCTTGGTGGAGGCCCAGCTCTTACCAATTCGAACTCTCCACGAGCAGGAGCTCCGGAAATAGGAATAGAGGATGGGCTGAGGAAAGACAGGATAAGAATGTACGTTAACCTATGCTCCTGGGATTCTCAGCCCCTAGAGCCCACTGGAGAGGCAACAGCACTCAGCCAGGGGGCTCCAAGCCAGCTCTGTTTCTTCCCATCCGCCAGGCCTCTTTCCGCACCTGAGGCCGACTCAGAGCTCTCTGGGTCAGAGGCCTCGGGGTCCCTTAGCTC contains these protein-coding regions:
- the GSTZ1 gene encoding maleylacetoacetate isomerase isoform X3, which codes for MKQVPALKIDGITIAQSLAIIEYLEETRPTPRLLPQDLKKRAQVRMISDVITSGIQPLQNLSVLKQVGQENQLTWAQKAIRSGFNALEQVLWSTAGKYCVGDEVSMADLCLVPQVANAERFKVDLTPYPTISRINKTLMALEAFQVSHPCRQPDTPPELRA
- the GSTZ1 gene encoding maleylacetoacetate isomerase isoform X1, which produces MTESGKPILYSYFRSSCSWRVRIALALKSIDYETIPINLIKDGGQQFSEEFQALNPMKQVPALKIDGITIAQSLAIIEYLEETRPTPRLLPQDLKKRAQVRMISDVITSGIQPLQNLSVLKQVGQENQLTWAQKAIRSGFNALEQVLWSTAGKYCVGDEVSMADLCLVPQVANAERFKVDLTPYPTISRINKTLMALEAFQVSHPCRQPDTPPELRA
- the GSTZ1 gene encoding maleylacetoacetate isomerase isoform X2, with the translated sequence MQAGKPILYSYFRSSCSWRVRIALALKSIDYETIPINLIKDGGQQFSEEFQALNPMKQVPALKIDGITIAQSLAIIEYLEETRPTPRLLPQDLKKRAQVRMISDVITSGIQPLQNLSVLKQVGQENQLTWAQKAIRSGFNALEQVLWSTAGKYCVGDEVSMADLCLVPQVANAERFKVDLTPYPTISRINKTLMALEAFQVSHPCRQPDTPPELRA